A single window of Pyrus communis chromosome 10, drPyrComm1.1, whole genome shotgun sequence DNA harbors:
- the LOC137747082 gene encoding bZIP transcription factor 17-like — protein sequence MALPAEPHSGPDSANHPDHTDFKFNSEMESLPIPHLDPEFFSSDNGMGSAAVPSDEFMSDLGFGFGSDDNCNFELTFDDLDKLYLPSMTEEFLLPDGLDPGAAESNSGSPESGSSAISVSGDDKGGLDVSRFLNCPASSNECSENSGGPASSQGSGISEAVDSHSGNSGNSVTVSSNAICSSDDEKVNVEDEMAKNYLVKRKKDSDDGNVESRSAKYRRSDNNNNSASVNVGANANDEEEKRKARLMRNRESAQLSRQRKKHYVEELEDKVRAMHSTIADLNNRISYVMAENATLKQHLSSGGTMCPPPPPHLGMHPHPPMPPMAYPWMPYSSYVTKSQGSQSFLLPIPRLKSQQPAAAPKSKKSESKKSEGRTKKVASISFLGLLFFILLFGGLVPMVNVNFSGVMDRGFGGSSYVRDRFNGQNRGRLLNVHSHLNGSEEIISLGISGGKFDVSNKILHERGHHTRNMPKEQGSRPVPGSDEFARLYNTSSEPLVASLYVPRNDKLVKIDGNLIIHSVLASEKAMASHEPFERQSSRETGLAVAKDLVSALAIPKPGGNRGIHAPLYRNSAGPHKALTSGSTDVPKDRMKSTSADGKLQQWFREGLAGPMLSSGMCTEVFQFDVSATTSSGGIIPASSVSNVFEDHQNTTELNRGRNRRILRGLPIPLAGSGHNVTEENVKGNQRNNTLPGSRSVSPMVVSVLVDPREAGDIDVDGVIKPKSLSRIFVVVLLDSVKYVTYSCVLPRSGPHLVTT from the exons ATGGCGCTTCCGGCGGAGCCGCACTCCGGCCCCGATTCGGCTAACCATCCGGATCACACcgatttcaaattcaattccgAGATGGAGTCCCTCCCGATCCCTCATCTCGACCCTGAATTCTTCTCATCGGACAACGGCATGGGCTCCGCCGCCGTCCCCTCGGATGAATTCATGTCCGATCTTGGCTTCGGGTTTGGTTCTGATGACAATTGCAACTTCGAGCTCACTTTCGACGACTTGGACAAACTCTACCTGCCGTCGATGACCGAGGAATTCCTCCTTCCCGACGGATTAGATCCCGGTGCGGCCGAGTCTAATTCGGGGTCTCCGGAATCGGGTAGCTCCGCGATTTCGGTTTCCGGCGATGATAAGGGGGGTCTGGACGTCTCCAGGTTTCTGAATTGTCCGGCGTCATCGAATGAGTGTTCGGAGAATTCTGGTGGGCCTGCGTCGTCTCAGGGCTCTGGGATTTCCGAGGCGGTGGACTCGCATTCGGGCAATTCGGGTAATTCTGTTACTGTTTCTTCCAATGCGATTTGCAGTTCAGATGATGAGAAGGTTAATGTGGAGGATGAAATGGCGAAAAATTACCTTgtgaagaggaagaaagataGCGACGACGGCAACGTGGAGTCAAGAAGTGCCAAGTATCGGAGGTCAGACAATAACAACAATTCTGCTTCTGTGAATGTGGGTGCAAATGCGAACGATGAAGAGGAGAAGAGGAAGGCGAGATTGATGAGGAACAGAGAAAGTGCTCAGCTTTCTAGGCAGAGGAAGAAGCATTATGTGGAGGAGCTGGAGGACAAGGTGAGGGCTATGCATTCCACTATTGCTGATTTGAATAATAGGATTTCTTATGTTATGGCCGAGAATGCTACTTTGAAGCAGCACTTGAGCAGCGGTGGCACCATGTGCCCGCCACCGCCACCACATTTAGGGATGCACCCGCATCCTCCCATGCCACCGATGGCTTATCCATGGATGCCATATTCGTCCTATGTGACGAAGTCACAAGGTTCCCAGTCCTTTTTGTTACCAATTCCTAGATTGAAATCCCAGCAGCCAGCGGCTGCGCCCAAGTCCAAAAAGTCGGAAAGTAAGAAGAGTGAGGGTAGAACTAAGAAGGTTGCTAGTATTAGTTTTCTGGGTCTGTTGTTTTTTATCTTGCTTTTTGGTGGGCTTGTTCCTATGGTGAATGTTAACTTTAGTGGTGTAATGGATAGAGGTTTTGGTGGGTCTTCTTATGTTCGTGATAGGTTCAATGGTCAAAACAGAGGGAGGCTTTTGAATGTTCACAGTCATTTGAACGGATCTGAAGAAATTATATCTTTGGGCATATCTGGTGGAAAATTCGACGTCTCTAACAAAATTCTTCATGAGAGGGGTCATCATACAAGAAATATGCCAAAAGAACAAGGGTCACGACCAGTTCCGGGTTCTGATGAATTTGCTCGTCTGTACAATACTAGTAGTGAGCCACTTGTGGCTTCTTTGTATGTTCCAAGAAATGATAAGCTTGTCAAGATTGACGGAAACTTGATTATACATTCGGTCCTGGCCAGTGAGAAAGCCATGGCTTCCCATGAGCCTTTTGAAAGGCAAAGTAGTAGAGAGACTGGTTTGGCTGTGGCTAAAGATTTGGTTTCAGCATTAGCAATTCCTAAACCGGGAGGGAACAGAGGGATTCATGCTCCCTTATACAGAAATTCTGCTGGACCACACAAGGCTCTCACAAGTGGTTCAACTGATGTTCCAAAGGATCGTATGAAGTCAACTTCAGCTGATGGTAAACTGCAACAGTGGTTCCGTGAAGGTCTTGCAG GACCAATGCTGAGTTCTGGAATGTGCACTGAAGTATTTCAGTTCGATGTCTCAGCTACTACCTCTTCAGGAGGTATAATACCTGCATCTTCAGTTTCGAATGTTTTTGAAGACCATCAGAATACTACAGAGCTGAACAGGGGAAGGAACAGAAGGATCCTCCGTGGTCTCCCAATTCCCCTTGCTGGATCTGGTCATAACGTCACCGAAGAAAATGTGAAGGGAAATCAACGGAACAACACCCTGCCCGGTAGTAGATCGGTTTCTCCCATGGTTGTCTCTGTTCTTGTTGATCCTAGAGAGGCTGGTGATATTGACGTGGATGGCGTGATCAAGCCGAAGTCACTTTCTCGAATTTTCGTTGTCGTGCTTTTAGACAGCGTGAAATATGTCACATACTCGTGCGTGCTCCCTCGATCTGGTCCTCACCTGGTGACTACTTGA
- the LOC137748349 gene encoding large ribosomal subunit protein eL6x-like encodes MAPERRISKVVRNPNLIREIRKQSRSKTYHKRGLWAIKAKNGGVFPRHDKKAEAEAPAVKRPKFYPADDVKKPLVNKRNAKPTKLRASITPGTVLIILAGRFMGKRVVFLKQLSSGLLLVTGPFKINGVPLRRVNQSYVIGAQTKIDISKVNAVKFDDKYFAKEVQKKKRRGEGEFFEAEEDENVLPQEKKDDQKAVDTPLIRCINRIAYMKEYLAARFSLKQGMKPHELVF; translated from the exons ATGGCGCCGGAGCGGAGGATTTCAAAGGTGGTCAGAAACCCAAATCTGATCAGAGAAATTCGGAAACAATCGAGGTCCAAGACGTACCACAAGCGAGGGCTTTGGGCTATCAAGGCCAAGAACGGCGGCGTTTTCCCCCGCCACGACAAGAAGGCCGAGGCCGAGGCCCCGGCTGTCAAGCGCCCCAAGTTTTACCCCGCCGATGATGTTAAGAAGCCTCTCGTCAACAAGCGCAATGCCAAGCCCACAAAGCTCAG GGCTAGCATTACTCCAGGTACTGTGTTGATCATTCTTGCCGGGAGGTTCATGGGAAAGAGGGTTGTGTTTCTGAAGCAGCTTTCATCTGGCTTGCTGTTGGTCACTG gaCCATTCAAGATTAACGGTGTTCCTCTAAGACGTGTGAACCAGTCTTACGTGATTGGAGCTCAGACTAAGATTGACATCTCTAAGGTTAATGCGGTTAAGTTTGATGACAAGTATTTTGCAAAGGAAGtccagaagaaaaagagaaggggAGAAGGCGAATTCTTTGAAGCGGAGGAG GACGAGAATGTACTTCCCCAGGAGAAAAAAGATGACCAGAAGGCTGTTGATACACCCTTGATTAGATGCATCAACAGAATTGCCTATATGAAGGAGTATTTAGCTGCAAGGTTTTCTCTCAAGCAAGGCATGAAGCCTCATGAGCTTGTTTTCTAG